From the Commensalibacter nepenthis genome, one window contains:
- a CDS encoding VirB4 family type IV secretion/conjugal transfer ATPase, with product MLNLKEYRSKIKGLADLLNWAALIDSGVVLCKDGSLIAGWVYHGEDMGAASNYERNYQTAIVNDALSRLGSGWACWFDSARIPAPHYPAPDKSFFTDPITAAIDQERRLQFENKGSLFITEQVLIVQYKPPLRRNSKVVDYLYDDDQKETDVGLKLLKSFKQAIADLQGSLSTVLKMNRLESYSFINSEGKEIFRDHLVNYLSFCLCGDSTAINIPKYGAYLDSYIVNDEFWGGATPKIGDNFIYCIAVEGFPVESYPGLMDMLEGMAISFRWSSRFIFLDTHQAVNELNSYRKAWKMKSRGFFSQVFKTQGGSINEDALIMANEAQNALSQAEGGMVTFGYYTPVIILMGKDRDIVEDNAVKIINEMNRRSVRGRIETINAVEAYFGSLPAHTYQNVRRPIIHTLNLSDLLPLASVWAGKETCPCDYFPPNSPPLALAATTGSTPYRFNLHTGQLGHTLILGPTRSGKSSLIAFIVAQYKRYNNAKICCFDKGNSLFPLVNAINPRFGARHYEVGSENSQLAFAPLTDLETLADKLWAIEWVANCCILQMQNDVLPNEMKHIEQAIEQLVMAPKNERTITSFCSAVQAERIREAMAYYTLGNVAGHLLDADIDGLDNASLTVFEMEDLLRLDKKIILPVMIYLVRKFIKSLDGSPSMVVIDEAWTFFQDEFMRKLLEEWLRTLAKANCIVILATQSLADAINSGLVNVLIESTATKIYLPNMEAKNEANRKIYEQFGFSDVELDIISTARKQRQYYVVNEDGRRLIDFGFGDLTLSFVGAASKENINEIRKLIGQYGDDWVIEWTRQRNCSEILEDIYSEVKQSLKELSNV from the coding sequence ATGTTAAATCTAAAAGAGTATCGTTCGAAAATTAAAGGTTTGGCTGACCTATTAAACTGGGCAGCACTTATAGATAGTGGGGTCGTTTTATGTAAAGATGGCTCTTTAATAGCTGGATGGGTATATCATGGTGAAGATATGGGGGCAGCTTCTAACTATGAGCGCAACTATCAAACAGCTATTGTGAATGATGCTCTTTCAAGATTAGGCAGTGGTTGGGCGTGTTGGTTTGATAGTGCTAGAATACCAGCCCCTCATTATCCAGCCCCAGATAAGTCTTTTTTTACTGATCCCATTACTGCTGCAATTGATCAAGAAAGAAGATTACAGTTTGAAAATAAAGGTTCTCTGTTTATCACCGAACAAGTTTTAATTGTTCAATATAAACCGCCATTGAGAAGAAACTCAAAAGTTGTTGATTATCTATATGATGACGATCAAAAAGAAACAGATGTTGGTTTAAAACTATTAAAAAGCTTTAAACAAGCAATTGCAGACCTTCAAGGCTCTTTATCTACTGTTTTAAAGATGAATAGATTAGAAAGCTATTCATTTATAAATAGCGAAGGAAAAGAGATATTTAGAGATCATTTAGTAAATTATTTGTCGTTTTGTCTTTGTGGAGATTCGACTGCAATCAATATTCCTAAATATGGTGCATATCTTGATTCTTATATTGTAAATGATGAATTTTGGGGGGGAGCAACACCTAAAATTGGTGATAATTTTATCTATTGTATTGCGGTAGAAGGTTTTCCAGTGGAATCATATCCTGGATTAATGGATATGTTAGAGGGGATGGCTATTTCTTTTAGATGGTCATCACGCTTTATTTTTCTTGATACGCATCAAGCTGTTAATGAACTTAATAGTTATAGAAAAGCTTGGAAAATGAAATCAAGAGGTTTTTTTTCTCAAGTGTTTAAAACACAAGGCGGATCAATTAACGAAGACGCTTTAATTATGGCAAATGAGGCGCAAAATGCTTTGTCACAAGCCGAAGGCGGAATGGTTACTTTTGGTTATTATACACCTGTTATAATTTTAATGGGTAAAGATAGGGATATTGTAGAAGATAATGCTGTTAAAATAATTAACGAGATGAATAGGCGTAGTGTTAGAGGTAGAATAGAAACAATTAATGCTGTTGAAGCTTATTTTGGTTCATTACCAGCACATACTTATCAAAATGTAAGACGACCAATTATTCATACCCTTAATTTGTCTGATTTGCTTCCTTTGGCGTCAGTTTGGGCTGGTAAAGAAACGTGTCCTTGTGATTATTTTCCGCCAAATAGCCCTCCCTTAGCTTTGGCTGCTACTACAGGAAGTACGCCTTATCGCTTTAATTTACATACAGGGCAATTAGGACATACTTTAATACTTGGTCCAACTAGATCAGGTAAATCTTCATTAATTGCTTTTATTGTTGCTCAGTATAAACGTTACAATAATGCTAAAATATGCTGTTTTGATAAAGGGAACAGTTTATTTCCATTAGTTAATGCAATTAATCCTCGTTTTGGCGCGAGGCATTATGAAGTTGGTTCAGAAAATTCTCAACTTGCATTTGCACCATTAACAGATTTAGAAACTTTAGCTGATAAATTATGGGCAATAGAGTGGGTTGCGAATTGTTGTATATTGCAAATGCAAAATGATGTTTTACCAAATGAGATGAAGCATATTGAGCAAGCTATTGAACAGTTAGTAATGGCTCCTAAAAATGAAAGAACAATTACTAGTTTTTGTTCCGCAGTTCAAGCTGAACGAATAAGAGAGGCTATGGCATATTACACATTAGGTAATGTAGCAGGACATCTCTTAGATGCAGATATAGATGGTTTAGATAATGCTTCATTAACAGTTTTTGAGATGGAAGATTTACTAAGGCTAGATAAAAAAATTATTTTACCTGTTATGATTTATCTAGTTAGAAAATTTATAAAGTCACTTGATGGTAGTCCTTCAATGGTCGTTATCGATGAAGCATGGACGTTCTTTCAAGATGAATTTATGCGAAAATTATTAGAAGAATGGTTGAGAACATTAGCTAAGGCTAATTGTATTGTTATTTTAGCAACTCAAAGTTTGGCAGACGCAATTAATTCAGGATTGGTTAATGTTCTAATTGAGTCAACTGCAACAAAGATTTATTTACCGAATATGGAAGCTAAGAATGAAGCGAACCGTAAAATATATGAACAATTTGGTTTTTCTGATGTTGAATTAGATATTATCAGTACAGCAAGAAAACAACGGCAATATTATGTAGTTAATGAAGATGGTCGTCGATTAATTGATTTTGGTTTTGGTGATCTTACACTTTCTTTTGTGGGAGCAGCTTCAAAAGAAAATATTAACGAAATTAGAAAGTTAATAGGTCAATATGGTGATGATTGGGTCATTGAATGGACAAGACAAAGAAATTGTTCAGAAATTCTTGAAGATATTTATTCAGAAGTAAAACAATCATTAAAGGAGTTATCAAATGTTTAA
- the trbD gene encoding conjugal transfer protein TrbD, translating to MNNSLRHTPIYRALHRANLLMGGERKPVLLLIMATVGLAVTSMNLIAIVVSIFMWITGIFCLRMMAKSDPFMIGIYFKSIKYKGYYYPRSKPSCNF from the coding sequence ATGAATAATAGTCTTCGTCATACTCCTATTTATAGAGCATTGCACAGGGCTAATTTACTTATGGGTGGTGAAAGAAAGCCTGTTTTGCTGCTTATAATGGCAACTGTCGGATTGGCTGTTACCTCTATGAATTTAATAGCTATTGTTGTTTCAATTTTCATGTGGATTACAGGAATATTTTGTTTACGAATGATGGCAAAATCTGACCCTTTTATGATTGGTATTTATTTTAAGTCAATTAAATACAAAGGGTATTATTACCCACGTTCTAAGCCTTCATGTAATTTTTAA
- a CDS encoding TrbC/VirB2 family protein codes for MKKIFTKRNAVFLASFLMLLRSKTVYAASSGGGGSLPWETPLQTVMQSMDGPVAYAVSIIGIVAAGATLIWGGEVSEFTRRIVYLVLIIALVALATSVYSSLFSNGAVFF; via the coding sequence ATGAAAAAAATATTTACTAAACGTAATGCTGTTTTTCTAGCTTCATTTTTAATGTTGCTACGTTCAAAAACTGTATATGCAGCTTCATCTGGTGGTGGTGGCTCGCTTCCTTGGGAGACACCATTGCAAACAGTAATGCAGAGTATGGATGGCCCTGTTGCTTATGCTGTAAGTATTATCGGTATTGTCGCTGCTGGTGCAACCTTAATTTGGGGTGGTGAAGTATCAGAGTTTACCAGACGTATTGTGTATCTGGTTTTAATTATTGCTCTTGTTGCCTTAGCAACCAGTGTTTACTCAAGTTTATTCTCAAATGGGGCAGTATTTTTCTAA